In a single window of the Emys orbicularis isolate rEmyOrb1 chromosome 11, rEmyOrb1.hap1, whole genome shotgun sequence genome:
- the LOC135885357 gene encoding butyrophilin subfamily 1 member A1-like: MVLRWGLELAAALPHTVHVQKEYFDVQQYTVTVTLDPDTAHPQLVLSEDRKRVRWGHTQRYLPDDPERFDTELCVLGCEGFTSGRHCWEVEVGDGKRWAVGVARESVRRKGWISHNPGGGIWAVQRWGRQFQALTFPETPLPLSRVPRRIRVSLDCEWGQVAFFDADNEAPIFTFPPASFTGQRIRPWFWVWTGSRLRQCC, encoded by the exons ATGGTCCTgcgctggggcctggagctggcagcagcgttgccacacaccgtccatgtgcagaaggaATATtttgatgtgcagcaatatacag tgacggtgactctggatccagacacggctcatcccCAGCTCGTCCTGTCTGAGGATCGGAAACGTGTGAGATGGGGACACACCCAGCGGTACCTGCCCGACGATCCTGAGCGATTTGACACTGAgctctgtgtgctgggctgtgagggattcacctcggggagacattgctgggaggtggaggtgggggatgggaaacgctgggctgtgggggtggccagagagtctgtgaggaggAAAGGCTGGATCAGTCATAACCCTgggggggggatctgggctgtgcaGCGGTGGGGGCGTCAGTTCCAGGCTCTCACCTTCCCtgagacccccctgcccctgagccggGTCCCCAGAAGGATCCGGGTTTCTCTGGACTGTGAATGGGGGCAGGTGGCTTTTTTTGATGCTGATAACGAGGCCCCGATCTTCACTTTCCCGCCAGCCTCTTTCACCGGGCAGCGAATCCGTCCCTGGTTCTGGGTCTGGACAGGATCCCGGCTCAGACAGTGTTGCTGA